Part of the Fusarium verticillioides 7600 chromosome 10, whole genome shotgun sequence genome is shown below.
TGAAGAGACACATGATGCAGACAATGAGCAAGAGACTGTTCGCTATGCTTAATCGACACGGCGCCTCGTACTTTTCCGAGTAACACCGATCAACCTGCATCACACGATACTTGGTCTTGAAAACCCTTGGGTCTGTGATGATGGCACCGGATTGAGGATCAAAGATATTGCGCGTACCCTGCATATCCCACGTTCCGTAAACGGTCATGTAAGAGCGTGAGCCTGGCTGAGTGTAGCCATATTCATCTGGTGTAGTGGATACCAGATAACTGGGCCCGGGATTTGACAGGTACTGGTTCGTACTACCGCTGCCCTCAGATGTCCTTCCGGTGCGTGTAAATGCGTCCACTGTCCAGAGAGGATTGGTGACGTTGAGATCGGCAGTGTTTGTCGTGTTCAGGAGTACATCAGCTCGTTTCCAACCAACTGTTTCATTTCGGTATATATCGTCAAAGTCGTaaattatcatcatcaaatgTCGCCAGTGTGTCAAGGCTTGTTGCGGGTTGTTGTATCGATGGATACAGTCGGGCAGATACATCTCAACCCAATTTCCATCTGTCTGGTTAACCACGAAAGAGTCATTGATGGGCTTTAGCTTCTCGAGAGATTCGGGGTTGCCGTTGCCCTGTGATCGATCACTGTAGTTCAGTCTATCGTAGTAGGCCTGGGTGATTGAAGGAAGTCCCTTCCAGCCTCCTTGGACGAGTTCCGGAGAGCCGATCATGACTGTGAAGCCATTTGTGCCTTTACTCTCGAGGACGCAACcgttgaagacgagatgaagCGGAACAGAGCtcatggaaaagagagacCAGAAGAGGACTTTTCGCCAGCCCAGAAAACGAAAGTTTTTGAGTGATTGAACGCCAATCTCTAGCCAATGACCCGAACGATGCGCAGCGTCGACTTCAGCTCTCGTCGGCGCAACAAGACCTTGCATGAAAAAGTTGGACGACGCCAAAATACCCGTACTCACAATATTGATGAGCAAATGAATCCACAAGTTCGCTTTCGCAGTGGTATCGCAGTTCCCCTTGTACAAAACACTCTGTCCCAACGCATCACCAGCATCCCTCCCACTGGTCATCACATCGTCTCCATCATCACGCTTCAGGCCAAACAGCGACACGAAAAGTGTGACGAAGAGGAGTGTCGTGAGCGTACTCACGAGAATGGTGAGGTATACGGCTGTGAGCTTCCATCCCGAAAAGCGACTAAAGCAGCCCATGGTGAATGGCTCACCCAGCGAAGGGGGCTGATGCGGAGAAATTTGGGCGTTATCCAAGGCAGacagatcagatcagccCTACCAATCAAACGCGTGGAACTCTAGTCAAGCAAAACACGCGACAAGCTCGCTTTTGGACCCGGCCTTATGGAGACCATGAGAACCCTCCGGAGGATCAGTTATTCAGAAAAGGCttagagagagagaatcCATTTGTAATCTGAAGAAGTGTCCTTCTTCCAGGTTTCGATAAGGTATCATCCATATTTCGTCATCCGATTTCTTTTTTTACTTCTTGCAGAGAACATCCTCACCCAAACCGTCGTGGCTGCGCCGAAGGATCAGCGACGAGGGGAGAAGGCCAGTAAGAGCGCTTCGGTTAAGGTGATGGGGTCATTCGGGGTTTCACTACATTCTATATGACAGAAATAAAAAGGCAGTATTCGAGTACTAAAGGAAGAGAGGTGAGAAGGATTTTGTCACTGCCCCTGGTTTAAATTGACGGCCCCCAAATTCCCGCTCTTAGTTAGGAGAGCGAGGCTGGTTATGCAGTGAGATTTTGGTTCGAAAACGGGAGGCTCGGGAGGACGGAGTGTTAGATGACCCGGATCTCGAAATAGAAATACAGAGGATGGTACGGAGTGCGGAGTAGAGAGGTCATTGATCCGGAGACTTTTCGGCTGACTGATAGATAAGATTAGTGGGCTTGCTGTGCCTCACAGCTTCTCAGAGTTATGACGTAGTGCATTGACACTTTTGATTTACCCTATGTTGGGACATGTTAAAAGCAAAACCTTCACTATAAACAGGCAAAGACTACATATATTTCCAGAGCAGCACTAAATAAATACAGACATCTATcttttcaagaagaagcatcgTCTAGATTAGATCATGTACTACGTGGTTATGGACGTGATTGACGTGGCTATAAAGTTAAGCTTTAGGTTGTGAAAATGTGTGATGAATAATACTCGACGGATGGAGCATCTCACGAGCCTGCCATAGCACCCGTGGATCAAAAGAAAAACCAGCTATAATAATAAGAATATAATTAAAAACATATCGAATAGGAATTACGTATCACGATAGCACACTGGAGCTTAGTTGACTTGAACCTTTGACGGATGGCAAATATGAAAAATTGCCCAATCAACACCGAAACCTTATTCATTTTGACTTTTTGTCAGAACTTTCatattttattataaaagaGTCTATCTATATCTCGCCTCCCCACAaatttctctcctcctcatttcACCAAACAACCATGACGACCCTATCTTCCACCCATCTTTGCTCTTTTCCTGAGGAGACCATCGACAGAATATGCCAGCAGCTCTGTCCCTGCTGCAGCGAAGACCCTTTTCCTCGATACTTCCTTCGCTCCAAATGGCCGAACCCGGCTCGTGACAGAAATTGCCTGTTGGCCTTATCTCTGACATGCCAGAAACTTAGGCGTATCTCCCAACCGCACTTGTATCATCGACCGATGGGACACGACTTCCTTGgtttcatcaacaccatcgatGGAACCCCAGCTCTTGGTAAACTTGTCAAGGAACTCTATGTGAACGCCGACGTAATGGAGTCTTTGCGTGTTCGGTATCTCGACCAATTCCTTCATAGAACAGAATATTCCAGAGCAAGGCGGCAGTTACTCCTCGAGGCCTCGGATTCCTTCATGCCCGTTCTTCTCTCTTTAACACCAATgctcaccaagcttgaggtgTATTTCGAGTGTGACCAGCAATTCTCGTCGACCCCGTATGCATGCCTTTGGAATTTGAAGGAACTAAATATAACCTTTCCAGGGGCGCTTAACTCCAGCTACCTTGAAGGCATGGACGGCGTGGCTGGCCTACTGCGCGCAGCACCTCTACTGGAAAGAATGCAACTATCCGAATTCGGCACTCCAAGGGCAGGTTTTTATCACGGCAATGTCAACGAAATTACATTGAGATCATCCTTACTTCccatcgatgagatgaagaccaTCATGCGTAGATTCCCAAAACTACAAACTTTTCGGATCAGTACACCAGCTTTTTGGCGGAACATAGGTCGGAGATTAGGTCCAGCGtacaaggttgaggatgtcctgatgctgagaagcgATACGCTCAAACACGTCGCACTCGAGCTTCCTGAGCATGGCATCGATGGTGAACTAGTAATCCAAGATCTCTCAGGCATGAAAGTCCTTGAGACACTGTACATCGACAGCGGCATGCTGCATCGCCGATGGAAGCAGGGCCGTCAGCCTGCACCAAGGATTTGCCACATGCTCCCAAAATCTATCAAGGAGTTCGGTCTCATGGGGAGCGCATATCCGCTGGTTCATGAAGAGGTTGTGGAGTCAATCAACATTTCAGCCCAGGCATTTCCTCACCTGAAAAAGGTGTTTGTTGGGCAGTTTCAGGAACAATGGCCAGATGACGGGGTTGAATGGGAAAGCAGGTATGCCTCGGCTTGTGAAGCTCACAACATTGAACTTTCATTGTGGCTGCCTCCAAGCTTACAGGATCTCATGTCCAAGTGGACGAATTGGAATCCAATTTGAGGAGGTGCTGGGCAACACTGGTTTATTTCCGAGGATTGAGGTTTACAACTGTATTCGAAACTCGTTCGACTGGTATCGTTTGAACAGAAGATACTCTATACCAAGAGATTGTCCATGACCTTGCAGAACTTAGAATTAGACAACAAATTAAGCATGTAATTCACTAAACTGCGAACGGTAATTGTCGCGAATTGAGATATGATGGCTGAGCTAATTGATCGGCCCAATTGGTTCACCTTGGATTCAGTTTGCGGGGTTCACACCATTATGATCCTTCGCAAGGCACTTGGAACCTGAAGGCTGGGATGACCTTGCCTCAAAGGTATTAGACCTCGGTACCAGTCAGGTGGGAGCTGAGACTAAACTTAATGACAACGGAGCTAGCGTTCCCGAAGGTTGTGATCTGGTATGGCTGATGTTACCGCCGCTGATCaggatggtgatgaaacAGAGTTGTCTTCATTTATCTGAGGATAGGCCTCGGTAAAGATGAGTTGGTGGCCAGTTCAAGACGACTTTTAAGACtcaagatggtgttgaattAATTTGTTCACGAACCTAGGCTCGGAACGAGATGTTGTTAACTTGAAGCGGGTTCTAAGATTCCATATTACTTCCCCTCAAacgatgtcgatgagccTCGGTACTGTCTCCGGCTTGTAGCtcaagatggtggtgagACAAGTCAGTCTTCTCAGTCTAGAGCTAATACGGTATTTCTCGCGATCATGgaaccttggcgatgttCGGAAACCGGAATGATCATCAGTCTGAAAATGCTGTAGTGTAGACGCTACATGTCGATCCAAGATGTTGTCCCAACATATCGGGCGCCGGTCTCCCAAAACAAAATTAGACATACTTTTAGACATATTCCGCTATCGGAACGATAACAAGCTTGAGCGTTCTTGACACCTTCTAGCGTCCGAgcacaagaagatcatcagtTCATACCGAGTCATGAAGTCCTTAGCTGTCCAAGCCCGAGGGATCAAACAAGCCAGTTTCAACTACAATACGAGAACGCTAAAACCTGTTGGACTGAAACAAGAAGACAGAGTCACCATGACCTTGTCGACAATCGCAATCTATCGAAAACCCAAATTCCCGTCCTGTTTTTAATGCTCTAGCGCTGAAATACCCGTAATCTGGCCAGTATAACCTTGCACGCGTGCATGGAACTTACCGAACCGAGGTCATTTTACTCCATTCATTCCTGAGACCCAAGACTCATCAAACTCGAAGTGGTATAGGCTGACCACGTTAGCGGGTTTTAGTGTGAAACCGGGAATAAATGCGCACTGCCACCATCACCTCTCTCTCCTGAGGCCACCAATTCTCGTGGTTTCAGGTATCCCTGTCTAAAAAAGCAACTGTCAAAGCGGCACACCCATCAGTGGCCCAGTGGGTAAGCTTTAGTTCCCAACAACGCGGTCATAGGGCGCCGTTTCAGACTGCCATATTGCTCTGTTTCGATGATCAGTGGAGTTGGTCTTGACTTGGCGCAACGGGGCTCATTTCCCGTTTTGATGAGGGCTTGCGAAGAGACTACTCGTTTTGGCGGCGGCAGACAAGGGCTTCTTGCATGACTCGGGAGTTGAGATTGGTGGGATGCATGGTGATAGGTCTGAGAACGAACGGGTTTGTGCTCTTGATTTGTTTCCGGGAGATAGAGAGGTTGCTTTgatctttgcttcttggtgcCGAAAAGTGATCCGTCGTCTGTACTCGAGTTATTCCAAAAGCGTTAGACTTGCGAAAGCACGGAAGATGGATGTTTCGCTGATATTCAAGATAAATACCTGAGATAGCCTCGACATTGATGGAATGAAATCAAGCCTCTCAgtcattcactcactcaacaGCCTTTCTTTCAAATCCAACTCATTCGTCTTCgattcttcttcgcctcaaccgccaaaatgaagttctccatcatctctaCTCTTCTCGCCGCCACAGCCTCTGCTCTTCCCGCTGGTCAGGATGCCGCTGCCCTCGAGGCTCGCCAGCTAGGCGGCAGCATCACCCGCAACGACCTTGCCAACGGCAACAGCGGTTCATGCCCTGgcgtcatcttcatctacGCTCGCGGCTCCACTGAAGCCGGCAACCTTGTTAGTGACCCTCCACCAACTCCCCCCCATGTGACAGATCATAACTAACTCTTTTATGAAGGGAACTCTCGGTCCCCGCGTTGCTTCAAAGCTCGAGGCCAAGTACGGCAAGAACGGTGTCTGGATCCAGGGCGTTGGCGGTGCTTACCGCGCTACTCTTGGCGACAACGCTCTTCCTCGTGGAACTTCTAGCGCTGCTATCCGTGAGATGCTGGGCCACTTCAACGACGCCAACCAGAAGTGTCCTGATGCTGTCCTCCTCGCCGGAGGTTACAGCCAGGGCGCTGCTCTCGCCGCTGCCAGTGTCACCGACGTCGATGCCGGTATTCGTGAGAAGATTGCTGGAGTTGTTCTCTTCGGATATACCAAGAACCTTCAGAACCGGGGAAAGATCCCCAGCTACCCTGAGGACCGCACCAAGGTCTTTTGCAACACTGGCGATCTCGTATGCACTGGTTCGCTCATCGTTGCTGCTCCTCACTTGGCCTACCAGAGCGATGCTTCCAACGGTGCTCCCGAGTTCCTGATCCAGaaggctgatgctgctgggGCCGCCTAAGCTAGTTGATGGAGGGCGAAGGACTAGGCTGGCCTGTTCTTGTATTTTATGAGGTTTACGGTTTCCATTGGTTTTTGTTTGTATCTACTTCATGGAGGAATGGCTTTAGTGACCATGGACACTGAGACTCAATACGATAGCGCAATCGCATTGACTTGCAAAAGGCTTGCCCCCGGGAACGTGAACTGCCGTGACAAATTGCTGACCATCGTCATGACGCGAGATGACCGTTGAGAAAAGATAATTTTCGATATATCACATTCTCAGAACATGGTTCAATACGAGCAAGCCTCGTCGCAATTGGCGGTTTCGTCCCGTCTTGTCCCCTGCATGATGTATCGGAAATGTCTGAGGTGCCGGCCAGGGGTTCCATGCTGCAGGGGTTGCCATGCACGCATTGCAGATGGTAAGCCCCATGTGACGATACATCTGGCAGTGGGGGAATTGCCAAGCATGATAGGTACACTTTTGAAGAAATACTTGTTCGAGAACTGTGATATCTGACTTGACTTGCGACAAAGCTCTCACATTGGAGGAATCAGCTTTCGCGTGGGATTCCGCATTTCTTAATTGCATTAGCATCATTACATTGGTAGTGGGGGGTAGTATTATTTGATAACTTGGCGAAAGCCACTGTAGCATCCAGCCACTGCTCATTTCATATAATTGAATGAACTGGAAATTAGGTTGTTGCCGCACGCTCAAgggttcaagaagaataagcTTCATCGTATGAGAAAACACCCCTCGGTGTATTGGTACAAAGATCTCCTGAACAGTGTCGGCTTCTTGTATGCCGAATACGTCGTCTATTTTTAGGCATTGTCTCGTCTATACTCTACAGCCTCATTTTACCAAATAGCTGACCTTTGACTTTCCCTTACTCCTCGCAATCTTCTTAACCGTCGTCTCACCACACAGATCCGTAGTATCAACATGCGTTCCACCGCATGGATAAACCTCCGCTCCAACAATCCTCACAACACGAAACTTTGTCTCTCCAGGTCCCAAAAAGCTCGCATCAGGCGTGAGGTGTTCAAGGCCGTTCTTGCGAAACTCCTCAGCGTCCCACCAATCAATCTCAACTGGCATCTTGGCCGCTAAAAATTCATCGACTTTCTTTTGAATGGGCTCTTTGTACTTTCCGTCGATGAGGCCTTGGAATTCGCATGATGCCGAGTCAGGGAAGTGAGAGGCTTTCAACTCTTCGAAGCCCTCGACTGTGtctttgaggagatggttgaCTGCCGAGCCGAGGACATGACCGGCGGTATGATAACGTGAGTAGAGAAGACGCTTCTCAACGTCGATTTCTTGCGTGACTTTGTGTCCCTCTGTGAACTTCTTGTCTGACTCGAATCTTCCAAAATGCAAAACCTGGCCATCGCGAACAGCATCCATACGAGCAGATGCAACAGTAAATGAAGCCCCAGCCTCATCCGTTATTTTCCCAACATCTGAAGGTTGACCTCCTCCTTGCGGATGAAAGATTGTCTCTTCTGTGACGACTGCATAGTCTTCATCGGTGCCTTGCTTAAATAGCTCACGATTCTCAGCTTCCAAACTGGCAAATGGTCGAATTGCCGTGATCAGTGTTTGTAAGGAATGGAGCTTTGAATTGCGCTGGAAAGTCAGCACAGTTCGTGCTGCTGATGCCATTTTGTGAATGTGAAGAAATAATtcaagaggatgagagagatggaagTATGCGAGGGTGAGGGCGAGAAATAACTGATGAATCAACGAATGAGAGAGGCGAGCACTAAAGCGGAGGGGGTTAGTGCTTAGGTTTCAGTGAATCACAGGGCGCGCCTTTGCAGCTTATCGCTTATCTAATTGTTAGTGCAAGACAGCCTAACCTAGAGAAGAAGGTATTTGCTGCTGTCATCACTTTTGGAAACAAAGAGCAGCAAATAGAATGAATGACTGTGAAACTTGGCTAATACTTTTGACGCGGATGTGCACCGGAAGAGAGACAGTCGAAATTCGACTGCTTATCACGCAGTACGATACCTGTTGGGAGATGAGAACAAAGCACAGTAGTTGTTTTTTGCACATCTAGAGCCAAATATTTACCGCTCTAGGCTGTACTGTCGCTGAGCTAGGACTGTGAATGGTTTCAATACACACCGTGCGTGCAGCTGAGGTGTTTCTCCTCACGGAAAAGAGTGGAGACTTTCGCAGTCACTTCGAACCAACATGCTAAGGTACGTCTCAATCACCTTGCGATTGCTTATTAAATAAATTAGGCAGCAAGGCAGGTGTTGCCCAATATACCCTACAACTTATAAAGGAAAGTTAGAATTATATAATCAATATATAAGATCTGCTTGTTAAAGAAGTTAGACTATGAGACCAATCTCACTTTCCTTACACTAATAGTTATCACCACTCAATATGTGCACTAGCCTCCAGGAAAAAGCTCACTCATGCTTCCACTGCGAGCAAAGATTTCTCATTCGGGATTGCAACGACCCACAGCCCCTTATCCACATCGATGGCCCGAAGAGTGATCATTATTGGAGATTGTGGCCTCCAGACCAAGAGCCGATAACTCTCTCAGAACTCAAGCAAATGGCTAATCTAGGATGTGCTTTTGCAGAGTACCTTTTTTTGAAGTTCACTTCTCGTAAAGAAGCAGTCTCTGACAATGCCATTGTCAATCGGGTTCCTCCAGCTATGGGAGACACTGAGCCCAACTCCATCGTTGTTACACTTTCAGGAGAGAACCATCACGAAACAAATTCATACTTTACATATATGACAGAACAAGGTCGGACCTCGCGTAATTGTCTTCGTGGGCTATTATCTAATGCACCTAGACAGGAAGTAGCACAGCTGACGAAGTCCCTCAAAGACCTCCGAACTTGTTACCCGCATCACCACACGCTTTTAGTCTGGCAAGAAAATGGGCTCATGAGTGTCTCCAAAATCATACATCTTGTGCCAGTCCATCTGTAGACTTCATGCCAACAAGGATCATCAAGATATTCGACTCTGGAAAAAGGATTGAGATTGTCGAGAGAAATTCCCCGGCTGCCTACGCAGTTTTATCGTACTGCTGGGGCGGCCCGCAACGAATCACTCTCAGCAAGGCTCGAGTAAAGAATGGCCAACTTTCCTTCGATACAAGCACTTTACCACAAA
Proteins encoded:
- a CDS encoding cutinase 3; the protein is MKFSIISTLLAATASALPAGQDAAALEARQLGGSITRNDLANGNSGSCPGVIFIYARGSTEAGNLGTLGPRVASKLEAKYGKNGVWIQGVGGAYRATLGDNALPRGTSSAAIREMLGHFNDANQKCPDAVLLAGGYSQGAALAAASVTDVDAGIREKIAGVVLFGYTKNLQNRGKIPSYPEDRTKVFCNTGDLVCTGSLIVAAPHLAYQSDASNGAPEFLIQKADAAGAA
- a CDS encoding alanyl-tRNA synthetase gives rise to the protein MASAARTVLTFQRNSKLHSLQTLITAIRPFASLEAENRELFKQGTDEDYAVVTEETIFHPQGGGQPSDVGKITDEAGASFTVASARMDAVRDGQVLHFGRFESDKKFTEGHKVTQEIDVEKRLLYSRYHTAGHVLGSAVNHLLKDTVEGFEELKASHFPDSASCEFQGLIDGKYKEPIQKKVDEFLAAKMPVEIDWWDAEEFRKNGLEHLTPDASFLGPGETKFRVVRIVGAEVYPCGGTHVDTTDLCGETTVKKIARSKGKSKVSYLVK